A DNA window from Streptomyces sp. B21-105 contains the following coding sequences:
- the rhaS gene encoding rhamnose ABC transporter substrate-binding protein — MNNPMTRRTVSALAAIVPLTLLTGLLTTACGSENKDPKSAVPTNPTTARRGYPLDPVKKGMTIAFVPKQLGGNLYFAAAGDGGRAVVEKLSSTYKEVGTSESTDIEGQVKYIKQLTDEGVDAIVVSAQDPDSLCGALKRAMDKGIPVVTYDSDTRPECRNAFVSPADPDQLTFPLVLSLAQQIDYKGDIAILSASKSATNQNNWIEFMKEDLDTDPRYSDIKLVTVAYGDDNADKSYRLTGSLLKEYPKLKAIIAPTSVGISAAAQYLSQSPRKGKVKLTGMGTPNSMREYVEDGTVESFELWDPTELGKLAAWTAESLASGQITGREGQGFRAMNGQLFVLGKNGVVNLGDPIAFTSKNINKYNF, encoded by the coding sequence TTGAACAACCCCATGACGCGCCGTACCGTATCGGCGCTGGCCGCCATTGTCCCGCTCACGCTTCTCACCGGCCTTCTCACCACGGCGTGCGGAAGCGAGAACAAAGATCCCAAGAGCGCCGTGCCGACAAACCCCACTACCGCAAGGAGAGGTTATCCACTGGATCCCGTAAAGAAGGGGATGACGATCGCCTTCGTACCGAAGCAGCTGGGAGGGAATCTCTATTTTGCGGCTGCAGGCGACGGTGGCAGAGCAGTCGTCGAGAAGCTCAGCTCGACATACAAGGAGGTCGGCACTTCTGAGAGTACCGACATTGAGGGGCAGGTGAAATACATCAAGCAACTCACCGACGAGGGAGTTGATGCCATAGTTGTCTCCGCGCAGGACCCTGATTCTCTTTGCGGCGCGCTCAAGCGCGCGATGGACAAGGGCATCCCGGTGGTCACGTACGACTCCGACACGCGGCCCGAGTGTCGGAACGCCTTCGTCTCGCCTGCCGACCCGGATCAGTTGACCTTTCCGCTGGTCCTGTCGCTGGCGCAGCAGATCGACTACAAGGGAGACATAGCGATTCTCAGCGCTTCCAAGAGTGCGACGAACCAGAACAACTGGATCGAGTTCATGAAGGAAGACCTCGACACCGACCCGCGTTACTCAGACATCAAACTGGTCACCGTCGCCTACGGCGACGACAATGCCGATAAGTCCTATCGGCTCACCGGGAGTCTCCTCAAGGAGTATCCGAAGCTCAAGGCGATCATCGCTCCGACGTCTGTCGGCATCAGCGCTGCCGCTCAGTACCTGTCACAATCGCCCCGCAAGGGCAAGGTCAAGCTGACAGGTATGGGAACACCCAACAGCATGCGGGAATACGTCGAGGACGGTACTGTCGAAAGTTTTGAGCTCTGGGATCCCACCGAACTCGGTAAACTCGCGGCGTGGACTGCGGAGTCCCTTGCCTCGGGCCAGATCACAGGGCGGGAAGGGCAAGGGTTCAGGGCCATGAACGGACAGCTCTTCGTGCTCGGAAAAAATGGCGTTGTCAACCTGGGCGATCCGATCGCATTCACCAGCAAAAACATCAACAAATACAATTTCTAG